Proteins encoded together in one Anaerotignum propionicum DSM 1682 window:
- a CDS encoding peptide chain release factor 3 yields the protein MSILEEIQRRRIFGIISHPDAGKTTLTEKLLLHGGAIREAGTVKARRNAKFAKSDWMEIEKQRGISVTSSVMQFEYNGKVVSIMDTPGHNDFGEDTYRILTSVDSAVMVIDAAKGVEAQTVKLFKVCSMRQIPIFTFINKLDRQSKDPLECMADLEDALGLPSTAVTWPIGNGLTFEGIYDRLENKVFLYRKQNGVVDLGPQGVFGSALDGIISQANLDILRDEMELLDGAGNSFDLQAIMEGKLSPVFFGSALADFGITPFLEHFLQWAPAPGVRKTTKGEVKPTDEFFSGFIFKIQANMNPAHRDRLAFLRICSGTFTRGMTVTLSRTGKQMKLSQSTQLMANERETVETAVVGDIIGIYDSGNYQIGDTLTDTKEKLFFEPLPTFPPELFMRVHPVNSLKAKQFQKGVQQLAQEGAIQVYHNDFNDVILGAVGQLQFEVFEYRLNNEYNSEVRMESLDYCVARWVNPATVGDIRDYLVARSTLVYDRFERPILLFANQYTLNNFMQKNPDIELWEAFHLDDSEYQEG from the coding sequence ATGAGTATTTTGGAAGAAATCCAAAGAAGGCGGATTTTTGGGATTATTTCTCACCCTGATGCCGGGAAAACAACATTAACGGAAAAGCTTTTGCTTCACGGCGGAGCAATTCGTGAGGCAGGTACTGTAAAGGCAAGAAGAAATGCAAAATTTGCAAAAAGCGATTGGATGGAGATTGAAAAACAGCGTGGTATTTCCGTTACTTCTTCCGTAATGCAGTTTGAATACAATGGAAAGGTTGTATCTATTATGGATACACCGGGCCATAATGATTTTGGTGAGGATACCTATCGTATTTTAACATCTGTTGACAGCGCAGTCATGGTAATTGATGCGGCGAAAGGTGTGGAGGCTCAGACTGTGAAACTGTTTAAGGTTTGCAGTATGCGCCAGATTCCTATTTTTACGTTTATTAATAAGTTGGATCGTCAATCGAAGGATCCTTTGGAGTGCATGGCGGATTTGGAAGATGCTTTAGGTTTACCTTCAACGGCTGTGACTTGGCCCATCGGGAATGGACTTACCTTTGAAGGAATTTATGATAGATTGGAAAATAAGGTTTTTCTGTATCGTAAACAAAACGGCGTGGTTGACCTTGGACCACAGGGGGTTTTCGGAAGTGCCCTGGATGGCATTATATCTCAAGCAAATTTAGATATATTGCGAGATGAAATGGAGCTTTTGGATGGAGCAGGCAATTCTTTTGATTTGCAGGCGATTATGGAAGGAAAGCTTTCACCGGTATTTTTTGGTTCTGCATTAGCCGATTTTGGTATTACGCCCTTTTTGGAGCATTTCTTGCAATGGGCGCCTGCACCCGGGGTTAGAAAGACAACGAAAGGCGAAGTAAAGCCTACTGATGAATTTTTCAGCGGCTTTATTTTCAAAATTCAGGCCAACATGAATCCTGCCCATCGGGATAGGTTGGCATTTTTGCGTATCTGTTCAGGAACCTTTACCAGAGGAATGACAGTAACCTTATCCAGAACGGGAAAGCAGATGAAGCTGAGCCAGTCTACACAGCTGATGGCCAACGAACGGGAAACCGTAGAAACTGCCGTTGTGGGTGATATAATTGGTATTTATGACAGCGGAAATTATCAAATCGGTGATACCTTAACGGATACCAAGGAAAAGCTGTTTTTTGAGCCGTTGCCAACGTTCCCTCCAGAATTGTTTATGCGTGTTCACCCTGTAAATTCCCTGAAAGCAAAGCAATTCCAAAAAGGGGTGCAGCAGCTGGCGCAAGAAGGTGCAATTCAGGTGTATCATAACGATTTTAATGATGTTATTTTAGGGGCTGTTGGTCAATTGCAGTTTGAAGTTTTTGAATACCGTCTAAATAATGAATACAACTCTGAAGTGCGTATGGAATCCTTGGATTACTGTGTTGCTCGCTGGGTAAACCCTGCGACGGTTGGAGATATTCGAGATTATTTGGTGGCCAGAAGCACATTGGTTTATGACCGTTTTGAACGACCGATTTTGCTTTTCGCAAATCAGTACACATTGAATAATTTTATGCAGAAAAATCCCGATATTGAGCTTTGGGAAGCCTTTCATCTGGATGACAGTGAATACCAAGAAGGATAA
- a CDS encoding anti-sigma factor family protein: MSCEKCRELLWEYLAQELTTEDTEFVTAHLKECGNCQEEAKQLEKIMDSIKSLPEEELPEGYHEELMGKLVAEGKVITLFPQKKPEYKWKQFGLIAAGVLLVAVFGGTQGILNMRGQKEITQKMTVESEWDNQDFAVAQDAGVPEADLKIMQAEDTAPEMKMAKQAENNVPEKKMSKQVERSVPETQNVQQVEEKMAVQEPPTKEKQSGGENNQLEQPKLSGTLKAENSMDQMSDEVSPQLARTEARGMLVAQNDEAPQVIQQIILTVENKEGMLEKIRDLAISLGGYEGEQTLADSIKIFIPSTKTKEFMDGLKALGQTRSMEEPSQNAEFILYEVTLESK, translated from the coding sequence ATGAGCTGTGAAAAATGCAGGGAATTGTTGTGGGAGTATTTGGCACAGGAATTAACGACGGAAGACACAGAATTTGTAACGGCACATCTTAAAGAATGTGGGAACTGTCAGGAAGAAGCAAAGCAGCTAGAAAAGATTATGGATTCCATAAAAAGCCTTCCTGAGGAGGAACTGCCTGAAGGGTATCATGAGGAACTGATGGGAAAATTGGTGGCAGAGGGTAAAGTTATAACGCTATTCCCTCAGAAAAAGCCTGAATATAAATGGAAACAATTCGGATTGATTGCAGCAGGAGTACTGTTAGTTGCTGTTTTCGGTGGTACCCAAGGCATTTTAAATATGCGTGGGCAAAAGGAAATAACTCAGAAAATGACGGTGGAAAGTGAATGGGATAATCAGGACTTTGCTGTGGCACAAGATGCAGGAGTACCAGAAGCTGATTTGAAAATAATGCAAGCAGAAGATACCGCACCTGAAATGAAAATGGCGAAGCAAGCAGAAAATAATGTGCCTGAAAAGAAGATGTCGAAACAGGTAGAGCGCAGTGTGCCTGAAACGCAAAATGTGCAACAGGTAGAAGAAAAGATGGCTGTGCAAGAACCTCCAACCAAAGAGAAACAAAGTGGTGGGGAAAACAATCAGCTGGAACAGCCCAAGCTGTCTGGTACTCTGAAGGCAGAGAATTCTATGGATCAGATGTCCGACGAGGTTAGCCCTCAGCTAGCTCGGACTGAGGCAAGAGGAATGTTAGTTGCCCAAAATGATGAGGCCCCTCAAGTAATACAGCAGATAATCCTCACTGTGGAAAATAAAGAGGGCATGTTGGAAAAAATTAGAGACTTGGCAATCTCCCTTGGCGGGTATGAAGGGGAGCAGACCTTAGCAGACAGCATAAAAATATTTATACCATCAACTAAAACCAAGGAATTTATGGATGGTCTAAAGGCTTTGGGACAAACCCGTTCTATGGAAGAACCTTCTCAAAATGCAGAATTCATTCTTTATGAAGTCACCCTTGAGTCAAAGTGA
- a CDS encoding signal peptidase II, translating to MKNILVFLSVLGLDLGTKKWADAMLPLGKRKKIAKNLLYFQHIKNSGMAYHKLEGKRNVILWITGGLTAVYSFFFLRACCSNEEAKRYGIPLAITLGGAYGNFLERWKKGSVTDFIFIDKGKNPPIFNIADAALFFGAILVGIMSLKDKTNM from the coding sequence TTGAAAAATATCTTAGTTTTTTTGAGTGTTTTGGGTTTGGATTTGGGAACTAAAAAATGGGCAGATGCAATGCTGCCCCTTGGCAAGCGAAAAAAAATAGCCAAAAATCTACTATATTTCCAGCACATAAAGAATTCCGGAATGGCATATCATAAGCTTGAAGGAAAGAGAAATGTAATTCTTTGGATTACAGGCGGTCTAACCGCCGTTTATAGCTTTTTCTTCTTGCGGGCATGCTGTAGCAATGAGGAAGCAAAACGGTATGGTATTCCTTTGGCAATTACCCTGGGCGGAGCTTATGGTAATTTTTTGGAGCGTTGGAAAAAAGGAAGTGTAACGGATTTTATTTTTATAGATAAGGGTAAAAATCCACCAATTTTTAATATTGCTGATGCAGCACTGTTCTTTGGTGCAATTTTGGTGGGTATTATGTCTTTAAAAGATAAAACAAATATGTAG
- a CDS encoding MBL fold metallo-hydrolase, whose protein sequence is MYELMQAGENTFYINCPSKIGVYRTSSEEVWLIDSGNDKDAGRKIQKILEQQGWKLKGIINTHSNADHIGGNTLLQDRLSCPVYSTPMENAVIENPILEPSFLYGGYPFQKLRNKFLMATPSKAQDISQAQLPQGMEIFPLGGHFWQMIGVKTPDNVYFLADSIFSETILDKYHISFNYDVTAYFKTLDFLETLDGALYIPAHAEPLEDIRPLVEANRKKSNEILEKLLSICQTPKYFESILHSIFEEYSLTMDYGQYVLVGSTIRSYLSYLYDSGKVESFVENNYLLWKTVVPK, encoded by the coding sequence ATGTACGAATTAATGCAAGCTGGCGAAAATACATTTTACATTAACTGCCCCTCAAAAATCGGAGTATACCGTACCTCTTCGGAAGAGGTCTGGTTGATTGACAGCGGAAACGATAAAGATGCAGGGCGCAAAATCCAAAAAATCTTAGAACAGCAGGGCTGGAAGCTAAAGGGTATCATCAATACCCACTCCAATGCCGACCATATTGGTGGAAACACCCTATTGCAGGACCGGCTGAGTTGCCCCGTCTACTCTACCCCCATGGAAAACGCTGTTATTGAAAATCCTATTCTTGAACCATCTTTTCTCTATGGCGGCTATCCCTTTCAAAAGCTGCGAAATAAATTTTTGATGGCAACGCCATCAAAAGCACAAGATATTTCTCAAGCGCAGCTCCCCCAGGGAATGGAAATTTTCCCATTAGGTGGTCATTTTTGGCAGATGATTGGTGTAAAAACACCGGATAATGTATATTTTTTGGCCGATTCTATTTTCAGTGAAACTATTTTAGATAAATATCATATCAGCTTTAATTACGATGTAACTGCCTATTTTAAAACTCTTGATTTTTTGGAAACCCTTGACGGAGCCCTTTATATCCCTGCTCATGCAGAACCATTAGAGGATATTCGTCCTTTGGTTGAGGCAAACCGAAAAAAATCCAATGAAATCTTAGAAAAGTTACTTTCTATTTGTCAGACTCCAAAATATTTTGAAAGTATCCTTCACTCCATTTTTGAAGAATACAGCCTAACTATGGACTATGGACAATACGTATTAGTGGGAAGCACCATCCGTTCCTATCTATCCTATCTTTATGATTCAGGTAAAGTAGAGTCTTTTGTGGAAAACAATTATCTCTTATGGAAAACTGTTGTTCCCAAATGA
- the hisD gene encoding histidinol dehydrogenase — protein sequence MIKQYTYNEIHIKDIFSRTEEKNEIAEVVTEIIATVRQKGDIALREYSLRFDGAALEDMEVSPEEMQKAYDAVDKEFISILEEAAEHIRGYHEKQKRSDTMYMPREGVILGQKITPLEKVGLYVPGGTANYPSTVLMNGIPAKIAGVKEIIMVTPAKGGKINTEVLAAAKIAGVDRIFKIGGAQAIAALAYGTETIPKVDKIVGPGNAFVAEAKKQVYGRVSIDMIAGPSEILVIADGQSEGAVVAADLLSQAEHDAMASAVLITDSKELAEAVSVCLEEQIPLLPRKDIARKSIDDNGKIILSESIEEAIEIANQIAPEHLELCVDNPFEYLAQIRHAGSIFLGRNAPEALGDYFSGTNHTLPTAGSARFASPLSVDDFIKKSSFTYYTKDALLKEAEKINTFAQREGLTAHGKSAMIRFEKEGEK from the coding sequence ATGATAAAACAGTATACTTATAATGAGATTCATATTAAAGATATTTTTTCTCGAACGGAAGAAAAAAATGAAATAGCCGAAGTGGTTACAGAAATTATAGCTACTGTGCGGCAAAAAGGGGATATAGCGCTAAGAGAATATAGCTTGCGTTTTGATGGAGCTGCATTAGAGGACATGGAAGTGAGTCCAGAGGAAATGCAAAAGGCATATGATGCAGTAGATAAGGAGTTTATCTCCATTCTGGAGGAAGCGGCAGAGCATATTCGTGGGTATCATGAAAAACAAAAACGTTCCGATACCATGTATATGCCAAGGGAGGGAGTTATTTTAGGTCAGAAAATAACGCCCTTGGAGAAGGTCGGTTTATATGTCCCGGGAGGAACAGCAAACTACCCTTCTACGGTTTTAATGAACGGTATTCCCGCTAAAATTGCAGGAGTAAAGGAAATTATCATGGTGACACCGGCAAAAGGCGGGAAAATTAATACTGAGGTTTTGGCGGCGGCAAAAATTGCAGGGGTTGATCGCATTTTTAAAATCGGCGGGGCACAGGCCATTGCCGCTTTGGCATATGGTACAGAGACTATTCCTAAGGTGGATAAAATTGTAGGGCCGGGAAATGCTTTTGTTGCGGAAGCGAAAAAACAGGTTTATGGAAGGGTTTCCATTGATATGATTGCAGGACCCAGCGAAATTTTAGTAATTGCTGATGGACAGTCAGAAGGGGCAGTGGTGGCGGCGGATTTATTGTCTCAGGCGGAGCATGATGCAATGGCAAGCGCTGTTTTGATTACAGATAGCAAGGAATTAGCAGAAGCGGTTTCGGTATGTTTGGAAGAGCAGATTCCTCTTTTACCACGAAAAGACATCGCAAGAAAATCCATTGATGATAACGGGAAAATTATCCTGTCGGAAAGTATTGAGGAAGCCATTGAAATTGCCAATCAAATTGCCCCCGAGCATTTGGAATTATGTGTTGATAACCCTTTTGAATATCTGGCACAAATTCGTCATGCAGGCTCTATCTTTTTGGGTAGAAATGCTCCCGAAGCACTGGGGGATTATTTTTCAGGCACAAACCATACCTTACCAACGGCAGGAAGTGCAAGATTTGCAAGTCCGTTATCAGTGGATGATTTTATCAAGAAATCTTCCTTTACTTATTACACAAAGGATGCCCTATTAAAAGAAGCAGAAAAAATCAATACCTTCGCCCAAAGAGAGGGCTTAACTGCCCATGGCAAGTCTGCTATGATACGTTTTGAGAAGGAGGGGGAGAAATGA
- a CDS encoding RidA family protein, protein MIKVTSTDKAPAAIGPYSQAISANGFLFTSGQIAIDPAVGDVVATTIEAQTEQVMKNLSAVLEANGLTFADSIKTTCFLADMGDFAAFNEIYGKYFTSKPARSCVAVKTLPKNVLCEVEVIALLK, encoded by the coding sequence ATGATTAAAGTTACAAGCACAGACAAAGCACCCGCAGCAATCGGCCCTTATTCCCAGGCTATTTCTGCAAATGGTTTCCTTTTCACAAGTGGCCAGATTGCCATTGATCCCGCTGTTGGCGATGTAGTTGCAACTACAATTGAAGCACAGACAGAACAGGTTATGAAAAACCTCAGCGCAGTGCTGGAAGCAAACGGGTTAACCTTTGCAGATTCTATTAAAACAACTTGTTTCTTGGCAGATATGGGGGATTTCGCAGCCTTCAACGAAATTTATGGTAAATATTTTACAAGTAAACCAGCTCGTTCTTGTGTTGCAGTGAAAACCCTTCCCAAAAACGTTTTGTGCGAAGTTGAAGTAATTGCATTATTAAAGTAA
- a CDS encoding ATP phosphoribosyltransferase regulatory subunit, giving the protein MTLPKMLLKKEEEVIFRLRALFEQFGYKQFKMSKFEEYDFYAENRSFLSCENILTFSGLDGKLLALKPDVTLSIVKNTKGNDKVSERVYYNENVYRVRKGSGEFKEIMQVGLEYIGEVDRYATLEVIRLAQKSLEIVSHDYIIDISHMGFVLGMIEELGLTNSQNEALLKGISEKNIHSIQTLCKEFHVKEEMKSALVSMTSLYGTMDDCLEKAKALCLNEKMKLALEELEGVFLALKANGGSEKMKLDFSVVNGMDYYTGIIFQGFINGVPSGILSGGRYDNLVHKLGKNSDAIGFAVYLDLLERYDTPQKEYDTDILLLYEENTDTGALLKAVEMLTDNGQSVMVLRKNNQTVKYRQLWSMKERGLEIIAEND; this is encoded by the coding sequence ATGACATTGCCGAAAATGCTTTTGAAAAAAGAAGAGGAAGTTATATTTCGTTTGCGTGCTTTATTTGAGCAATTTGGATATAAGCAGTTTAAGATGAGTAAGTTTGAAGAATACGATTTTTATGCGGAGAACAGAAGTTTTTTAAGCTGCGAAAACATATTGACATTCAGCGGTTTAGATGGAAAGCTTTTGGCGCTTAAGCCCGATGTAACCCTTTCTATTGTGAAAAATACAAAAGGTAATGATAAAGTTTCTGAACGGGTTTACTATAATGAGAATGTTTATCGTGTGAGAAAAGGTTCGGGAGAATTTAAAGAAATTATGCAGGTGGGGTTGGAGTATATCGGTGAGGTGGATCGCTATGCAACCCTTGAAGTCATTCGATTGGCTCAAAAAAGTTTGGAGATTGTAAGCCACGATTATATTATAGATATTTCCCACATGGGTTTTGTATTGGGCATGATTGAAGAGCTTGGTCTAACCAATAGCCAAAATGAAGCCTTGCTCAAAGGAATCAGCGAGAAAAATATACATAGCATTCAGACCCTTTGCAAGGAATTCCATGTGAAGGAAGAGATGAAATCAGCCCTGGTTTCCATGACTTCTCTATATGGCACCATGGATGATTGTTTGGAAAAAGCCAAGGCTCTTTGCTTAAATGAAAAAATGAAGCTGGCTTTAGAGGAACTGGAAGGGGTCTTTTTGGCTCTTAAGGCAAATGGGGGTAGCGAAAAAATGAAGCTGGATTTTTCTGTTGTCAATGGCATGGATTATTATACAGGTATCATTTTTCAGGGCTTTATCAATGGAGTGCCCAGTGGGATTCTTTCCGGAGGGAGATACGATAATTTGGTTCACAAATTAGGAAAAAATAGTGATGCCATTGGCTTCGCCGTCTATCTGGATTTATTGGAGCGATATGACACACCACAAAAGGAATATGACACAGATATTTTATTGTTGTATGAAGAAAATACGGATACAGGGGCATTGCTCAAGGCCGTTGAAATGTTGACAGATAATGGGCAAAGTGTGATGGTACTAAGGAAGAATAATCAAACGGTTAAATATAGACAGCTGTGGAGTATGAAGGAAAGGGGGCTTGAAATCATTGCAGAAAATGATTAA
- a CDS encoding MATE family efflux transporter has translation MSSVTTEIKENKMGAMPINRLLFSMSVPMIISMLVQALYNIVDSAFVAQISENALSSVSLAFPMQNFMIAVAAGTGVGTNALLSKSLGAKKFDTANKTASVSIFLAFLNWLIFVIIALLFTTPFLKGQTNVLEIIEGGEVYLHIVLVGSLGIFIQVAMERLLQSTGRTFEAMISQGVGAVANIILDPIFIFGLFGLPKMGVAGAAIATVIGQFISCAVGIYLNLRKNHEIHIHIKNVLPNRYILKSIYIVAIPSILMISIGSIMIFYMNRILDSYTPTAIAVFGVYFKLQSFIFMPVFGLNNGMIPIIAYNYGARNKQRIHQTIKLSVIAAVVIMLAGFAAFQVLPYKLLALFKASDNMIAIGVPALRIISFSFLLAGYNIVTSSVFQALGNGMYSLIISVVRQLVVLLPAAFLLSRTGELNHVWLAFPIAEIVALALCTAYLIRILKKLDF, from the coding sequence ATGAGTTCCGTTACTACCGAAATAAAAGAAAATAAAATGGGTGCTATGCCCATTAACAGATTGCTTTTTTCAATGTCTGTTCCTATGATTATTTCTATGTTGGTTCAGGCCCTTTATAATATTGTAGATAGTGCGTTCGTTGCACAAATCAGCGAAAATGCATTGTCTTCAGTATCCTTAGCCTTCCCAATGCAAAATTTTATGATTGCTGTGGCAGCCGGCACAGGGGTTGGTACAAATGCTTTGCTTTCAAAAAGCTTAGGGGCAAAAAAGTTCGATACTGCTAACAAGACGGCCAGTGTCAGCATCTTTCTGGCTTTTTTAAATTGGCTCATTTTCGTTATCATCGCCCTTCTCTTTACAACACCATTTTTAAAAGGACAAACAAATGTTTTAGAGATTATCGAGGGTGGCGAAGTTTACCTACATATTGTTCTGGTTGGCTCCTTAGGCATATTTATCCAAGTTGCCATGGAGCGATTACTGCAATCTACAGGCCGAACATTTGAAGCTATGATTAGTCAGGGTGTGGGTGCCGTTGCAAATATCATCTTGGACCCAATTTTTATTTTTGGTTTATTTGGCTTACCGAAAATGGGAGTTGCCGGTGCGGCAATTGCCACTGTAATTGGACAGTTTATCTCCTGCGCAGTAGGTATCTATCTGAATCTAAGAAAAAATCATGAAATACACATTCATATAAAAAATGTTCTACCAAACAGATATATTCTGAAAAGCATTTATATTGTTGCAATTCCTTCCATTTTGATGATTTCCATTGGTTCCATCATGATTTTTTATATGAACCGCATTTTAGATAGCTATACCCCAACAGCAATTGCTGTTTTCGGTGTATACTTTAAATTGCAAAGCTTTATCTTTATGCCGGTATTTGGACTAAACAATGGGATGATACCGATTATTGCCTATAACTATGGAGCAAGGAATAAACAACGTATTCACCAAACAATAAAGCTCAGTGTAATTGCCGCAGTGGTTATTATGCTTGCAGGATTTGCGGCTTTCCAAGTCCTCCCTTATAAGCTTTTAGCACTGTTTAAGGCTTCCGATAATATGATTGCCATCGGCGTGCCTGCGTTAAGAATTATCTCCTTCAGCTTTTTGCTGGCAGGATATAACATTGTTACAAGCTCCGTATTTCAGGCATTGGGCAATGGCATGTACAGCCTCATCATTTCTGTCGTGCGCCAGTTGGTTGTGCTTTTACCCGCCGCTTTTTTGTTGTCCCGTACAGGGGAATTAAATCATGTTTGGCTTGCTTTCCCCATTGCGGAAATTGTAGCCCTTGCCCTTTGTACCGCATATCTTATCAGAATACTGAAAAAACTGGACTTCTAA
- the fba gene encoding class II fructose-1,6-bisphosphate aldolase: protein MALVTTKKMFEKAFQGGYAIGAFNINNMEIIQGVVEAAKAQNSAVILQVSKSALKYAHPKYLKAMVDAAVEETGLDIALHLDHGSDFEVCKNCIEYGFTSVMFDGSHLEYEENVAQTKEIVEYAHARGVVVEAELGKLAGVEDDVKVDSANATYTDPDQAVDFVKRTGVDSLAIAIGTSHGAYKFKGDAKLDFDRLESITKKLEAEGIHNFPIVLHGASSVDETSVETCNKYGGNISGAKGIPAEMLRKASAMAVCKINMDTDIRLAMTAAIRKSFGENPSAFDPRGYLGDARELIQKLVEEKIKNVIGSTNSMN, encoded by the coding sequence ATGGCGTTGGTTACAACAAAAAAAATGTTTGAAAAAGCTTTTCAGGGCGGCTATGCCATTGGCGCATTTAATATTAATAATATGGAGATTATTCAAGGGGTTGTGGAGGCCGCAAAGGCACAAAATTCAGCCGTTATTCTTCAGGTTTCCAAAAGTGCATTAAAATATGCTCATCCAAAATATTTAAAGGCTATGGTAGATGCAGCTGTTGAAGAAACGGGCTTAGATATCGCATTGCATCTGGATCACGGTTCCGATTTTGAAGTTTGCAAGAACTGTATCGAATATGGTTTCACCTCAGTCATGTTTGACGGTTCTCATTTAGAATATGAAGAAAACGTTGCACAGACAAAAGAAATCGTTGAATATGCCCATGCAAGAGGGGTTGTTGTTGAAGCGGAATTAGGCAAGCTTGCAGGTGTTGAGGATGACGTAAAAGTTGACTCTGCAAATGCTACCTATACAGACCCTGATCAGGCAGTTGATTTTGTAAAGCGTACCGGTGTAGACTCCCTTGCCATTGCAATTGGCACAAGCCATGGTGCTTATAAATTTAAAGGGGACGCTAAATTGGATTTTGACCGTTTGGAATCCATCACAAAGAAATTAGAAGCAGAAGGCATTCATAATTTCCCTATCGTTTTGCATGGTGCTTCCTCTGTTGACGAAACCAGTGTGGAAACCTGCAATAAATATGGTGGAAATATTTCCGGTGCAAAAGGTATTCCTGCGGAAATGCTGAGAAAAGCTTCTGCTATGGCAGTTTGCAAAATTAACATGGATACAGACATCCGTTTGGCAATGACTGCAGCAATCCGTAAATCTTTTGGCGAAAATCCTTCTGCATTTGACCCTCGCGGCTATTTGGGCGATGCAAGAGAATTAATTCAAAAACTGGTAGAAGAAAAAATTAAGAATGTCATTGGCTCTACAAATTCTATGAACTAA
- the hisG gene encoding ATP phosphoribosyltransferase: MINIALPKGRLGEKAYGVFEEIGYGCPSIRETNRKLIFENEENGVRYFWVKPSDVAVYVERGVADVGVVGKDILLEQSSDVYELLDLGMGKCRMAVAGKKGGRIDTDRTLRVATKFPNIAREYYRKQSLEIEIIELHGSIEIAPILGMSDVIVDIVETGTTLLENDLEPWEDIVSISARFIANKASYKFLNEPIRQMCEKMNEAIKKS; this comes from the coding sequence ATGATTAATATTGCCTTGCCAAAGGGCAGGCTTGGAGAAAAGGCTTATGGCGTTTTTGAAGAAATTGGCTATGGCTGTCCTTCTATTCGAGAAACCAACCGTAAGCTGATTTTTGAAAACGAAGAAAATGGTGTTCGTTATTTTTGGGTAAAGCCCTCGGATGTGGCGGTCTATGTGGAGCGAGGGGTTGCCGATGTGGGGGTCGTTGGTAAAGACATTTTGTTGGAGCAGTCCTCTGATGTTTACGAATTATTAGACCTTGGCATGGGAAAATGCCGCATGGCGGTGGCAGGAAAAAAGGGTGGCAGAATAGATACAGACCGCACCCTTCGGGTAGCCACGAAATTTCCCAATATTGCTAGGGAGTATTATAGAAAGCAAAGCTTAGAAATAGAAATCATTGAGCTCCACGGTTCCATTGAAATTGCGCCGATTTTGGGAATGTCCGATGTGATTGTGGATATTGTGGAAACTGGAACAACCCTTTTGGAAAATGATTTGGAGCCATGGGAGGATATTGTTTCAATCAGTGCAAGATTCATTGCTAATAAAGCGAGCTATAAATTTTTGAATGAACCTATTCGCCAAATGTGTGAAAAGATGAATGAGGCTATTAAGAAATCCTGA
- a CDS encoding sigma-70 family RNA polymerase sigma factor, whose translation MAIEASAEQGMKQLISRAKQGDMTAFERLVEQHEKIVYNVTLKMMNHSEDAKDISQEVWIKAYRSIENFDERSAFSTWIYRIAVNTCIDEMRKRKGKQCFSLDNELEDDEGSWKQEIADKGDTPEESLMRKEMENEIVMALETISEDYKTVFVLRDMQGLSYEEIAEITGLALGTVKSRISRARNNLKEEILNIWERNGRKPRHKNRKEGSNP comes from the coding sequence ATGGCGATAGAAGCTTCCGCGGAACAGGGGATGAAACAGCTCATTTCCAGAGCAAAGCAGGGGGATATGACTGCATTTGAACGGCTGGTGGAGCAGCACGAAAAAATTGTTTACAATGTTACGCTAAAAATGATGAACCATAGCGAGGATGCAAAAGATATCTCTCAGGAGGTATGGATAAAGGCATATCGCAGTATAGAAAATTTTGATGAACGCTCGGCATTTTCCACTTGGATCTATCGTATTGCGGTGAATACCTGCATTGATGAAATGAGAAAACGAAAAGGGAAGCAATGTTTCTCTTTAGATAATGAGCTTGAGGATGATGAGGGAAGTTGGAAGCAAGAGATTGCTGATAAAGGCGATACCCCGGAAGAAAGCTTGATGCGCAAAGAAATGGAAAACGAAATTGTAATGGCGTTGGAAACAATTTCGGAAGATTATAAAACAGTATTTGTTTTAAGGGATATGCAGGGACTTTCCTATGAGGAAATTGCCGAAATTACAGGGTTGGCATTGGGTACGGTAAAATCTAGAATTTCCCGAGCCAGAAATAATTTAAAAGAAGAAATCTTAAATATTTGGGAACGAAACGGCAGGAAACCTCGTCATAAGAATAGAAAGGAGGGAAGCAATCCATGA